One region of Hymenobacter sediminicola genomic DNA includes:
- a CDS encoding glycosyltransferase family 4 protein translates to MRILFLIPYPSGKAPSQRFRFEQYLHFLTEKGWSYKLAPFLSDDTWAILYKPGHTLAKVLGILAGFVRRFFLLFTVPSYDYVFIHREASPIGPPVFEWIIAKVLGKKIIYDFDDAIWMKDPAGEQTFISGLKWQQKVGQICRWAYKVSCGNSYLRDYALQFNPNSLINPTTLDTEHLHNRIRDQYTPERPIIGWTGTHTTLRHLDLVWPVLERLEREGYDFEFRVISNQPSNYKGLKSLTYTPWRKDTEIADLSQFHLGLMPLVDDPWARGKCAFKALQYMSLGMPALVSPVGMNTEVVQEGANGFVCDTPEQWYTALRQLLVSQDLRATQGAAARRTIVERYSVLSNKENFLALFS, encoded by the coding sequence ATGCGCATTCTGTTTTTGATTCCTTACCCTTCCGGTAAGGCACCCTCCCAACGCTTCCGCTTCGAGCAGTACCTGCATTTTCTGACGGAAAAGGGCTGGTCGTACAAGCTGGCTCCTTTTCTTTCAGACGATACTTGGGCTATTCTCTATAAGCCAGGCCATACGCTGGCAAAGGTACTGGGCATCCTCGCCGGATTTGTACGGCGGTTTTTCCTGCTCTTTACCGTGCCGTCCTACGACTACGTGTTCATTCACCGCGAAGCCTCGCCCATTGGGCCGCCGGTATTTGAGTGGATTATTGCCAAAGTGTTGGGCAAGAAGATAATCTACGACTTTGACGACGCCATCTGGATGAAAGACCCGGCTGGCGAGCAGACGTTCATCAGCGGACTGAAGTGGCAGCAAAAAGTAGGTCAGATTTGCCGGTGGGCGTACAAGGTGAGTTGCGGCAATTCGTATCTGCGCGATTATGCCCTGCAGTTCAACCCCAACTCGTTGATAAACCCAACCACCCTCGACACCGAACACCTGCACAACCGCATCCGCGACCAGTACACGCCCGAGCGCCCTATCATCGGCTGGACCGGCACACACACCACATTGCGCCACCTGGATCTGGTGTGGCCGGTGCTGGAGCGGTTGGAGCGCGAAGGCTATGACTTCGAGTTTCGTGTCATTTCCAATCAGCCATCGAACTACAAGGGGCTGAAGAGCCTCACCTATACTCCTTGGCGCAAAGACACGGAAATAGCTGATCTGAGCCAGTTTCATTTGGGGCTGATGCCACTGGTAGATGACCCATGGGCCCGCGGAAAATGTGCGTTCAAAGCCTTGCAGTATATGTCGCTGGGTATGCCGGCGCTGGTGTCGCCGGTTGGCATGAACACAGAAGTGGTGCAGGAAGGCGCCAACGGTTTCGTGTGCGACACGCCAGAGCAATGGTACACTGCCTTGCGCCAGCTGCTGGTCAGCCAAGACCTGCGGGCCACGCAGGGAGCCGCCGCCCGCCGCACCATTGTGGAGCGCTATTCGGTGCTGTCCAATAAGGAGAATTTTTTGGCCCTGTTTAGCTAA
- a CDS encoding WbqC family protein: MRNSVSAQTTRKVAILQSNYIPWKGYFDLLNSVDDFIFYDEVQYTKNDWRNRNRIKTAQGVQWLTIPVRQEQLAQKISETRVDDLGWGARHWRTLAQNYSRAAYFEQYKEQLQELYCGPNSEFLSQINQRFIRALNELLGIRTRLHSSIDFQVHGDRTARLVELVQAVGGTEYVSGPAARVYLDADQFAQAGLGLRWMSYAGYPEYPQVHGSFEHHVSVLDLLLNAGPAASRYMLSFPNQPADL, from the coding sequence ATGCGGAACAGCGTTTCAGCACAAACTACCAGGAAAGTAGCTATTCTGCAGTCCAATTACATTCCCTGGAAGGGCTACTTCGACCTGCTGAACAGCGTCGATGACTTCATCTTTTATGATGAGGTGCAGTACACCAAAAACGACTGGCGCAACCGCAACCGCATCAAGACGGCGCAGGGCGTGCAATGGCTCACCATTCCGGTACGGCAAGAGCAGCTGGCGCAAAAAATCAGCGAAACGCGAGTGGATGATTTGGGGTGGGGAGCACGCCACTGGCGCACACTCGCACAGAACTACTCTCGCGCTGCGTATTTTGAGCAGTACAAAGAACAGTTGCAGGAGCTGTATTGCGGCCCAAACTCCGAGTTCTTGAGCCAGATAAACCAGCGCTTCATTCGCGCCTTGAATGAACTGCTCGGGATTCGTACGCGGCTGCATTCTTCCATTGACTTTCAGGTACATGGTGACCGGACAGCGCGTCTGGTCGAACTGGTACAAGCTGTCGGTGGTACCGAATATGTGTCTGGTCCGGCGGCAAGAGTGTATCTTGATGCCGACCAGTTTGCTCAGGCGGGCCTTGGCCTAAGGTGGATGAGCTATGCAGGATATCCAGAATACCCACAAGTACATGGCTCTTTCGAGCACCACGTGAGCGTGCTGGATTTGTTGCTAAACGCAGGTCCGGCCGCCTCGCGCTATATGCTTTCCTTCCCAAACCAACCTGCCGACTTATGA
- the rffA gene encoding dTDP-4-amino-4,6-dideoxygalactose transaminase, with translation MLPFNKPYFVGTETRYIEEAVRSGKISGDGAYTRRCEAWFEQHLGSARALLTTSCTDALELAALLLNIQPGDEVLLPSFTFSSTANAFALRGANLVFVDCAPDSPALDAAALAALVTPRTRAIVPVHYAGTACDMATVLAVAEQHSLAVVEDAAQAINSYYQGQPLGTLGALGAFSFHETKNVTAGGEGGLLAINDPLLVSRAEILREKGTNRAAFFRGEVDKYSWMDIGSSFLPADINAAFLWAQLEALEFIQAQRCAIWQRYHTALQPLAALGVELPILPSYATNNGHLYYLVCRSLPERTALITHLKARGIAAIFHYQPLHRSPYYAARHDGRALPRADRYADCLVRLPLYVELDETEQQRIVREVLAFYQQ, from the coding sequence ATGCTCCCGTTCAATAAGCCGTACTTCGTCGGAACCGAAACCCGCTACATCGAAGAAGCAGTGCGTTCCGGCAAGATTTCCGGCGACGGAGCCTACACCCGACGCTGCGAAGCGTGGTTCGAGCAGCACCTTGGTTCGGCCCGGGCCCTGCTCACTACTTCCTGCACCGATGCGCTGGAACTGGCGGCGCTGCTGCTCAACATTCAGCCCGGCGACGAAGTGCTGCTGCCCAGCTTCACGTTTTCTTCGACGGCCAATGCCTTTGCGCTGCGCGGGGCGAATCTGGTCTTTGTGGACTGCGCTCCCGATTCTCCGGCGTTGGATGCCGCGGCGCTGGCGGCGCTGGTCACGCCGCGCACCCGCGCCATCGTGCCGGTGCACTACGCCGGTACCGCCTGCGACATGGCAACTGTGCTAGCAGTAGCCGAGCAGCATAGCCTCGCGGTGGTGGAGGATGCTGCGCAGGCCATCAATAGCTACTACCAGGGCCAGCCCCTGGGCACACTAGGCGCACTGGGTGCTTTTTCCTTCCACGAAACCAAGAACGTTACAGCTGGTGGCGAAGGTGGTTTGCTCGCCATCAACGACCCGTTGCTGGTGAGTCGGGCCGAAATTCTGCGGGAGAAGGGCACCAACCGGGCGGCCTTCTTTCGAGGCGAGGTTGACAAGTATAGTTGGATGGACATTGGATCCTCTTTTCTGCCAGCTGACATCAATGCGGCGTTTCTGTGGGCGCAGCTGGAGGCGTTGGAGTTTATTCAGGCGCAGCGGTGCGCCATCTGGCAGCGTTACCATACGGCGCTGCAACCGTTGGCAGCGCTGGGAGTAGAGCTGCCCATACTGCCGTCATACGCCACCAATAACGGCCACCTGTACTATCTCGTATGCCGTTCGTTACCGGAGCGCACGGCCTTGATAACGCACCTCAAAGCGCGAGGAATAGCGGCCATCTTTCATTATCAGCCGTTGCACCGCAGCCCTTATTACGCTGCTCGCCATGATGGCCGTGCGCTTCCCCGAGCCGACCGATACGCGGATTGTTTGGTTCGGCTACCTTTGTATGTGGAACTGGACGAAACCGAGCAGCAGCGTATCGTGCGCGAAGTGCTGGCTTTCTATCAGCAGTAG
- a CDS encoding NeuD/PglB/VioB family sugar acetyltransferase, which yields MPAVDSRVAIIGAGALGQQLAQHLRQQGRRVAGFFDDTLPVGATAGGTVLGTTSAAAQAYTSGIFDELLLGVGYEHMGRRQQLFEQLQAAGLPFGGFVHASAYVDSSVVLGPGVFISPGCVLDLNVRLDANVLLYTGCIVAHDTHIGAHTLLAPGVRLAGRVQVGVRCFLGIGTTVIDSLKLGADVRTGGGTVVIDNLPEPGTYVGVPARRR from the coding sequence ATGCCTGCAGTTGATTCACGTGTTGCTATAATCGGGGCCGGAGCCCTGGGCCAGCAACTGGCGCAGCATCTGCGGCAGCAGGGCAGGCGTGTCGCGGGGTTTTTCGACGATACGCTGCCCGTAGGAGCTACGGCCGGCGGAACGGTGCTAGGGACTACTTCGGCCGCTGCTCAGGCGTATACCTCAGGTATTTTTGATGAGCTGCTGTTGGGCGTTGGCTATGAACATATGGGGCGGCGCCAACAGCTATTCGAGCAACTACAAGCAGCCGGATTGCCTTTCGGAGGGTTCGTGCATGCCAGCGCCTACGTCGATTCCAGTGTAGTGCTAGGGCCGGGCGTATTCATCTCACCCGGCTGCGTCCTTGATTTGAATGTGCGGCTGGATGCCAACGTATTGCTGTATACGGGTTGCATTGTGGCACACGATACCCACATTGGAGCGCATACGCTGCTGGCGCCGGGCGTGCGGCTGGCGGGCCGGGTGCAGGTAGGTGTTCGGTGCTTTCTGGGCATTGGCACCACGGTTATTGATTCGCTGAAGCTGGGGGCCGATGTGCGCACTGGCGGCGGCACCGTAGTCATCGACAACTTGCCGGAGCCGGGGACTTATGTAGGCGTGCCAGCCCGGCGGCGGTAG
- a CDS encoding glycosyltransferase — translation MRILFLSYWGLDDPLTISTVFPHLRILQQRPDVESILLVTIERNGAAPVFQPSFNTDKITYAPLVSEPGRNVLITKTDDFLRFPKQLIQLAAEHRSDFLLARGAPAGALAYLVWKQNKLPFYVESFEPHADYMLESGVWQRFDPRYLFQRYWEKKQKELALGLMPVAENYRRQLMQEGVPSGRIVTVPCSVNLTDFKYDVSQRAQVRAQLGFPADAVVGIYVGKFGDIYYDQEAYDLFRAAAEHFGDAFRLIVLTPNPLQEVQANLKAVGLDGTRSFVTKAPHHEVPGYLSAADFAFAPIKPAECRKFCSPIKVGEYWASGLPVVLTEGVGDDSDIIKQEGGGAIFNVLQPASIPAAIQRVAGILRQPDYREQTSQLAAHYRSLDRARQAYAAFFDR, via the coding sequence ATGCGCATTCTATTTTTGAGTTATTGGGGACTAGACGACCCACTCACGATATCAACTGTGTTTCCGCACTTGCGGATTTTGCAGCAGCGCCCCGATGTGGAGAGTATTCTGCTGGTAACCATTGAGCGCAATGGAGCGGCCCCCGTATTTCAGCCTTCATTCAATACTGATAAAATAACCTATGCACCGCTGGTATCGGAGCCAGGGCGCAACGTGCTGATAACGAAAACTGATGATTTCCTGCGTTTCCCCAAGCAGTTAATACAGCTGGCAGCGGAGCATCGTAGCGACTTTCTGCTGGCACGTGGTGCACCAGCCGGCGCCTTGGCGTACTTGGTTTGGAAACAGAATAAGCTGCCGTTCTACGTCGAGTCGTTTGAGCCTCATGCCGACTATATGCTCGAGTCTGGGGTATGGCAGCGGTTCGACCCGCGCTATTTGTTTCAGCGGTACTGGGAGAAGAAGCAGAAGGAACTGGCGCTGGGCCTGATGCCGGTGGCAGAAAACTACCGGCGTCAACTCATGCAGGAAGGCGTGCCATCGGGCCGTATCGTGACAGTTCCCTGTTCCGTCAATCTAACCGATTTCAAGTATGACGTGAGCCAGCGGGCTCAGGTGCGCGCGCAGTTGGGGTTTCCTGCTGATGCGGTGGTGGGAATTTACGTGGGTAAGTTCGGTGATATTTACTACGACCAGGAGGCTTATGACCTGTTTCGAGCGGCGGCGGAGCATTTTGGAGACGCCTTCCGTCTGATTGTGCTCACACCTAATCCGTTGCAAGAGGTGCAAGCCAATTTGAAAGCGGTAGGGTTGGATGGCACACGTAGCTTCGTGACCAAGGCTCCGCACCACGAGGTGCCCGGCTATCTATCGGCCGCTGATTTTGCTTTTGCGCCAATTAAGCCCGCCGAGTGCCGCAAGTTCTGTTCGCCCATTAAAGTAGGGGAGTACTGGGCCAGCGGCCTGCCAGTGGTACTAACCGAGGGCGTAGGCGACGACAGCGACATTATTAAGCAGGAAGGCGGAGGAGCCATCTTCAACGTGCTACAGCCTGCCAGCATTCCGGCCGCCATACAACGCGTGGCCGGCATTTTGCGTCAGCCTGATTACCGGGAGCAAACCAGCCAACTAGCGGCGCACTACCGCTCCCTTGACCGGGCCCGGCAGGCATATGCGGCTTTTTTTGACCGCTAA
- a CDS encoding 2OG-Fe(II) oxygenase: MGQELIDFERLQATLPQLQKQWNAPEHPFRFLVYDGLFQPESAEQILAAYPPVTRGEWDGTTYINQQNKFSCTQFGDDQLLFRQVFAELNGPRFLALLEQITGITELISDPELFGGGLHQSIAGAFLDVHVDFNYHRTTKNHRRLNVIVYMNHEWQPDYNGYLELWDMAKKEQLADVAPLFNRCVIFETNEISFHGHPKPLATPADITRKSLATYYYTTTRPAEEIAGEHNTVYVNTEGAGGMIKNLKSAFRAVLERVKS; this comes from the coding sequence ATGGGACAGGAATTGATTGACTTTGAACGGCTGCAGGCAACATTGCCGCAGTTGCAGAAGCAGTGGAACGCGCCAGAGCACCCGTTTCGTTTTCTAGTGTACGACGGCCTTTTTCAGCCAGAGTCAGCGGAGCAGATTCTGGCCGCTTACCCGCCTGTCACACGTGGAGAGTGGGATGGGACTACCTATATCAATCAGCAGAATAAATTCTCCTGCACCCAATTCGGCGACGATCAGCTTTTGTTTCGCCAGGTTTTCGCCGAGTTAAATGGTCCCCGCTTTCTAGCGTTGCTGGAGCAGATTACAGGAATTACGGAGCTGATTAGCGACCCTGAGTTATTCGGCGGCGGGTTGCACCAATCAATTGCCGGCGCATTCTTGGATGTGCACGTCGATTTCAACTACCACCGTACTACCAAGAATCATCGGCGCCTAAACGTCATCGTGTACATGAACCACGAGTGGCAGCCCGACTATAACGGGTATCTGGAGCTGTGGGACATGGCCAAGAAGGAGCAGCTGGCCGATGTAGCGCCGCTGTTCAACCGGTGCGTTATTTTCGAAACCAACGAAATATCGTTTCACGGCCACCCCAAGCCGTTGGCGACGCCGGCCGATATCACGCGTAAGTCGCTTGCTACGTATTACTATACTACTACCCGGCCGGCCGAAGAAATTGCCGGTGAGCATAATACAGTGTACGTGAATACGGAAGGGGCCGGCGGGATGATCAAAAATCTGAAGTCGGCCTTCCGCGCCGTGCTGGAGCGCGTGAAAAGCTGA
- a CDS encoding glycosyltransferase family 2 protein, whose translation MTLDYSVVVPVYQGQATLGPLAQQLRQFFEAQGHSYEVIFVHDHGPDDSWRVIRELRQELGPDVVRAVRLARNFGQHNALLCGFRHARGRFFITLDEDLQHAPADIALLIQRQQDADFDVVYGCYEARRHSGPRNLASWLMRKLLRSSIPDLHPDYSPFRLLKANVARHCLEMRNSYTFLDGYLTWVTAHVGSVPVSHGPRAAGQSAYTARKLLRHSLNIFITFSDAPVRMLSYASVVVFMLTTLYSGYILVRKLVYNDLLPGFASLIIAIGFGVGLLLLGMGILGEYIHRINLKTTRRPNFVEAETLD comes from the coding sequence ATGACCCTTGACTACTCGGTTGTAGTGCCCGTGTACCAGGGGCAGGCTACGCTTGGGCCGTTGGCGCAGCAATTGCGGCAGTTTTTCGAGGCGCAAGGGCATTCGTACGAGGTGATTTTCGTACACGACCATGGACCTGACGACTCATGGCGCGTGATTCGGGAGTTGCGGCAGGAGTTGGGGCCCGATGTGGTGCGGGCTGTGCGGCTGGCCCGGAACTTCGGACAGCACAATGCGCTGCTTTGTGGCTTTAGGCATGCGCGTGGTCGTTTCTTTATAACACTTGACGAAGACCTGCAGCATGCACCTGCCGATATTGCACTGCTTATCCAGCGGCAGCAGGATGCTGATTTTGATGTGGTGTACGGTTGCTACGAAGCGCGCCGGCACTCTGGGCCGCGCAATCTGGCATCCTGGCTGATGCGGAAGCTGCTGCGCTCCAGCATTCCCGACTTGCATCCCGACTACTCGCCTTTCCGGTTGCTGAAGGCCAACGTAGCGCGGCATTGCTTGGAAATGCGCAATTCCTATACGTTTCTGGATGGCTACCTGACGTGGGTAACGGCCCATGTAGGCAGCGTGCCGGTGTCGCATGGGCCGCGGGCGGCGGGGCAAAGTGCCTACACGGCCCGCAAGCTGCTGCGCCATTCGCTCAATATCTTCATCACGTTTTCTGATGCGCCGGTCCGGATGCTCTCCTATGCGTCCGTAGTCGTATTTATGCTCACTACATTGTATTCGGGCTATATTCTAGTGCGTAAGCTGGTCTACAATGATCTGCTGCCCGGCTTTGCGTCCCTGATTATTGCCATTGGGTTTGGGGTAGGTCTGCTGCTGCTGGGCATGGGTATTCTGGGCGAGTATATTCACCGAATCAACCTGAAAACCACCCGGCGCCCCAATTTTGTGGAAGCGGAAACCCTGGATTAG